One genomic window of Polyangium aurulentum includes the following:
- a CDS encoding HAMP domain-containing protein produces the protein MMNAVGGTVPITEWDRLSADSRAEVEHLQEVLKAIKQGDFTIRFEYQKNGILSRAGELLNDIIGMNEHLTSELVRVGKVVGQEGKMHERASVGPAKGSWAASMASVNQLIADLVAPTNEVARVITAVARGDLSQKMVLEIEGRPVRGEFLRIGTTVNSMVDQLNSFAAEVTRVAKEVGNEGKLGGQADVKGVSGTWKDLTDNVNGLAANLTAQVRNIAKVTTAVAKGDLSQKITVDAKGEILELKNTINVMVDQLSSFAAEVTRVAKEVGNEGKLGGQAEVRGVSGTWKDLTDNVNGLAANLTAQVRSIAKVTTAVANGDLSQKITVDARGEIYELKNTINTMVDTLRSFAAEVTRVAKEVGTEGKLGGQADVKGVSGTWKDLTDNVNGLAANLTAQVRNIAKVTTAVAKGDLSQKITVDAKGEILELKNTINVMVDQLSSFAAEVTRVAKEVGNEGKLGGQAEVKGVSGTWKDLTDNVNGLAANLTVQLRDVSKVATAIANGDLTQKITVDVKGEILQIKDVINKMVDQLNSFAAEVTRVAKEVGTEGKLGGQANVKGVSGTWKDLTDNVNAMASNLTVQLRDVSKVATAIANGDLTQKITVDVKGEILQIKDVINKMVDQLNSFAAEVTRVAKEVGTEGKLGGQAEVRGVSGTWKDLTDNVNGLAANLTTQVRNIANVTTAVANGDLSQKITVDARGEILELKSTINVMVDQLRSFAAEVTRVAKEVGTEGKLGGQADVKGVSGTWKDLTDNVNVLAANLTTQVRNIAKVTTAVAKGDLSQKITVDARGEILELKSTINTMVDTLNSFAAEVTRVAKEVGTEGKLGGQADVKGVYGTWKDLTDNVNAMASNLTVQLRDVSKVATAIANGDLTQKITVDVKGEILQIKDVINKMVDQLNSFAAEVTRVAKEVGTEGKLGGQAEVKGVSGVWKDLTDNVNVMAANLTKQVRGIVKVVTAVATGDLSQKFVLEAKGEVAALAETINNMTDTLRTFADQVTTVAREVGIEGKLGAEAKVPGVSGVWKDLTDNVNIMASNLTKQVRGIVKVVTAVANGDLSQKFVLEAKGEVAALAETINNMTDTLRIFADQVTTVAREVGIEGKLGGQAKVPGAAGTWRDLTDNVNQLAGNLTSQVRAIAEVSTAVAKGDLTRYITVEAQGEVAALKDNINQMIGNLKDTTHKNQEQDWLKTNLAKFSSMMQGQRSIVSVAQLIMSELTPLVDAQHGAFYMMENDENGDPALHLIASYGFGGRKSLSNKYRLKESLIGQCAFEKKRILLGDVPDNFIYIATGMGEAPPRSVVVLPVLFEGEAKAIIELASFRPFVPNHLSFLDQLMDSVGVILNMISSSMRTEELLQQLKKSNAELEAQAGELNEKAKLLEVKNNEVELASRSLEEKAEQLQLISKYKSEFLANMSHELRTPLNSLLILSKMLAENRNGNLTAEQVKFAQTVYTSGNDLLALINEILDLSKVEAGKMPIDPRTFRLGEVRDYLEQTFRHVADQKALSFEIRMDPNLPETLFTDVNRLQQILKNLLSNAFKFTSKGGVSMTVTQAPKDRGEGLISFAVQDTGIGIPTEKQKLIFEAFQQADGTTSRKYGGTGLGLTISREIARLLGGSIDVVSAPDRGSTFTLYLPTTYVGAEASREESSGMLATKADGQTQSLPANADLSGMKVLLVDDDMRNLFAIRTVLEARNINVLHAENGRIAIELLQSHPDVDLVLMDTMMPEMDGITATRAIRDIIQFQSLPIISLTAKAMKGDREKALEAGASDYVTKPVDPEKLLAVIHSWRRKGHTSPRMLS, from the coding sequence ATGATGAATGCCGTCGGCGGCACGGTGCCCATCACGGAATGGGACAGGCTCTCGGCCGATAGCCGCGCCGAGGTCGAGCACCTCCAGGAGGTGCTGAAGGCCATCAAGCAGGGCGACTTCACGATCCGTTTCGAGTACCAGAAGAACGGAATCCTGAGCCGCGCCGGCGAGCTCTTGAATGACATCATCGGCATGAACGAGCACTTGACGAGCGAGCTCGTGCGTGTCGGCAAGGTCGTCGGCCAGGAAGGCAAGATGCACGAGCGCGCCTCGGTCGGCCCCGCGAAGGGGTCGTGGGCGGCCAGCATGGCGTCGGTCAACCAGCTCATTGCCGACCTCGTGGCCCCGACGAACGAGGTCGCCCGCGTCATCACGGCCGTCGCCCGCGGCGACCTGTCGCAGAAGATGGTCCTCGAAATCGAAGGCCGCCCGGTCCGCGGCGAGTTCCTCCGCATCGGCACGACCGTCAACTCGATGGTCGATCAGCTCAACTCCTTCGCCGCCGAGGTCACCCGCGTCGCGAAGGAAGTCGGTAACGAGGGCAAGCTCGGCGGCCAGGCCGACGTGAAGGGCGTGTCGGGCACGTGGAAGGACCTGACCGATAACGTCAACGGCCTCGCCGCCAATTTGACGGCCCAGGTGCGTAACATCGCGAAGGTGACGACGGCCGTCGCCAAGGGCGATCTTTCGCAGAAGATCACGGTCGACGCGAAGGGCGAGATCCTCGAGCTGAAGAACACGATCAACGTCATGGTCGATCAGCTCTCGTCGTTCGCCGCCGAGGTCACGCGCGTCGCGAAGGAGGTCGGTAACGAGGGCAAGCTCGGCGGTCAGGCCGAGGTGCGCGGCGTTTCCGGCACGTGGAAGGACCTGACGGACAACGTCAATGGTCTCGCCGCGAATCTCACCGCGCAGGTGCGAAGCATCGCGAAGGTGACGACGGCGGTCGCGAACGGCGATCTTTCGCAGAAGATCACGGTCGACGCGCGCGGCGAGATCTACGAGCTGAAGAACACCATCAACACGATGGTGGACACGCTCCGCTCGTTCGCCGCGGAGGTGACGCGCGTCGCGAAGGAGGTCGGCACCGAGGGCAAGCTCGGCGGCCAGGCCGACGTGAAGGGCGTGTCGGGTACGTGGAAGGACCTGACGGACAACGTCAATGGTCTCGCCGCCAATCTGACGGCCCAGGTGCGCAACATCGCGAAGGTGACGACGGCGGTCGCGAAGGGCGATCTTTCGCAGAAGATCACCGTCGACGCGAAGGGCGAGATCCTCGAGCTGAAGAACACGATCAACGTGATGGTCGACCAGCTCTCGTCGTTCGCGGCCGAAGTGACGCGCGTCGCGAAGGAAGTCGGCAATGAGGGCAAGCTCGGCGGCCAGGCCGAGGTGAAGGGCGTGTCGGGCACGTGGAAGGACCTCACCGACAACGTCAACGGCCTCGCCGCGAACCTCACGGTGCAGCTCCGTGACGTGTCGAAGGTCGCCACGGCGATCGCGAATGGCGACCTCACGCAAAAGATCACCGTCGACGTCAAGGGAGAGATTCTCCAGATCAAGGACGTCATCAACAAGATGGTCGATCAGCTCAACTCTTTCGCGGCCGAAGTGACGCGCGTCGCGAAGGAGGTCGGCACCGAGGGCAAGCTCGGCGGCCAGGCCAACGTGAAGGGCGTGTCGGGCACGTGGAAGGACCTCACCGACAACGTCAATGCAATGGCCTCGAACCTCACGGTTCAGCTCCGCGACGTGTCGAAGGTCGCCACGGCGATCGCCAATGGCGACCTCACGCAGAAGATCACCGTCGACGTCAAGGGAGAGATTCTCCAGATCAAGGACGTCATCAACAAGATGGTCGATCAGCTGAACTCCTTCGCCGCCGAGGTGACGCGCGTCGCCAAGGAGGTCGGCACCGAGGGCAAGCTCGGCGGTCAGGCCGAGGTGCGCGGCGTGTCGGGCACGTGGAAGGATCTGACCGACAACGTCAATGGCCTCGCGGCGAATCTGACCACGCAGGTCCGCAACATCGCCAACGTGACCACGGCCGTGGCCAATGGCGATCTGTCGCAGAAGATCACGGTCGATGCGCGCGGCGAGATCCTCGAGCTGAAGAGCACGATCAACGTCATGGTCGACCAGCTCCGCTCGTTTGCCGCGGAAGTGACGCGCGTCGCGAAGGAGGTCGGCACCGAGGGCAAGCTCGGCGGACAGGCCGACGTGAAGGGCGTCTCGGGCACGTGGAAGGACCTCACCGATAACGTGAACGTCCTCGCGGCCAATTTGACCACGCAGGTCCGCAACATCGCGAAGGTGACGACCGCGGTCGCGAAGGGAGATCTTTCGCAGAAGATCACGGTCGACGCGCGCGGCGAGATCCTCGAGCTGAAGAGCACCATCAACACGATGGTCGATACGCTGAACTCGTTCGCGGCCGAAGTGACGCGCGTCGCGAAGGAGGTCGGCACCGAGGGCAAGCTCGGCGGTCAGGCGGACGTCAAGGGCGTCTACGGCACGTGGAAGGACCTCACCGACAACGTCAATGCAATGGCCTCGAACCTCACGGTTCAGCTCCGCGACGTGTCGAAGGTCGCCACGGCGATCGCCAATGGCGACCTCACGCAGAAGATCACCGTCGACGTCAAGGGAGAGATTCTCCAGATCAAGGACGTCATCAACAAGATGGTCGATCAGCTGAACTCCTTCGCCGCCGAGGTGACGCGCGTCGCGAAGGAGGTCGGCACCGAGGGCAAGCTCGGCGGTCAGGCCGAGGTGAAGGGCGTTTCGGGCGTCTGGAAGGACCTCACCGATAACGTGAACGTCATGGCCGCGAACCTGACCAAGCAGGTGCGCGGTATCGTCAAGGTCGTCACGGCGGTCGCCACCGGCGATCTGAGCCAGAAGTTCGTCCTCGAAGCGAAGGGCGAGGTCGCAGCGCTCGCCGAGACGATCAACAACATGACCGACACCCTGCGCACGTTCGCCGATCAGGTGACCACGGTGGCGCGCGAGGTCGGTATCGAGGGCAAGCTCGGCGCAGAGGCCAAGGTGCCCGGCGTTTCGGGGGTCTGGAAGGACCTGACCGATAACGTCAACATCATGGCCTCGAACCTGACGAAGCAGGTGCGCGGCATCGTCAAGGTCGTCACGGCGGTCGCCAATGGCGATCTGAGCCAGAAGTTCGTCCTCGAAGCGAAGGGCGAGGTCGCAGCTCTCGCCGAGACGATCAACAACATGACCGACACGCTGCGCATCTTCGCCGATCAGGTGACCACGGTGGCGCGCGAGGTCGGTATCGAGGGCAAGCTCGGCGGCCAGGCCAAGGTGCCCGGCGCGGCCGGCACGTGGCGCGATCTGACCGATAACGTCAATCAGCTCGCCGGGAACCTGACGTCGCAGGTCCGCGCGATCGCCGAGGTGTCCACCGCCGTCGCGAAGGGCGATCTCACCCGGTACATCACGGTCGAGGCGCAGGGCGAGGTTGCTGCGCTGAAAGACAACATCAACCAGATGATCGGCAACCTCAAGGACACGACGCACAAGAATCAAGAGCAGGACTGGCTGAAGACGAACCTCGCCAAGTTCTCGAGCATGATGCAGGGCCAGCGCTCCATCGTGTCGGTCGCCCAGCTCATCATGAGCGAGCTGACGCCGCTCGTGGACGCGCAGCACGGCGCCTTCTACATGATGGAGAACGACGAGAACGGCGATCCGGCGCTGCACCTCATCGCGAGCTACGGGTTCGGCGGGCGCAAGAGCCTGTCGAACAAGTATCGGTTGAAGGAGAGCCTCATCGGGCAATGCGCCTTCGAGAAGAAGCGCATCCTGCTCGGCGACGTCCCCGACAACTTCATCTACATCGCCACCGGTATGGGCGAGGCGCCGCCGCGCAGCGTGGTCGTTTTGCCCGTGCTCTTCGAGGGCGAGGCGAAGGCGATCATCGAGCTCGCGTCGTTCAGGCCGTTCGTCCCGAATCATCTGTCGTTCCTCGATCAGCTCATGGATTCGGTCGGCGTGATCCTGAACATGATCTCGTCGAGCATGCGCACCGAGGAGCTGCTCCAGCAGCTCAAGAAGTCGAACGCCGAGCTCGAGGCGCAGGCGGGTGAGCTGAACGAGAAGGCGAAGCTGCTCGAGGTGAAGAACAACGAGGTCGAGCTCGCGAGCCGGAGCCTCGAGGAGAAGGCGGAGCAGCTCCAGCTCATCTCGAAGTACAAGTCCGAGTTCCTCGCGAACATGTCGCACGAGCTGCGGACGCCGCTGAACAGCCTGCTCATCCTGTCGAAGATGCTGGCCGAGAACCGCAATGGGAACTTGACGGCCGAGCAGGTGAAGTTCGCGCAGACCGTGTACACGTCGGGCAACGATCTGCTCGCGCTGATCAACGAGATCCTCGACCTGTCGAAGGTCGAGGCGGGCAAGATGCCGATCGATCCGAGGACGTTCCGCCTGGGCGAGGTGCGCGATTACCTCGAGCAGACGTTCCGCCACGTGGCCGATCAGAAGGCGCTGTCGTTCGAGATCCGGATGGACCCGAACCTCCCCGAGACGCTCTTCACCGACGTGAACCGGCTGCAGCAGATCCTGAAGAACCTCCTGTCGAACGCGTTCAAGTTCACGAGCAAGGGCGGCGTCTCGATGACCGTCACCCAGGCGCCCAAGGACCGCGGCGAGGGCTTGATAAGCTTCGCCGTTCAGGACACCGGCATCGGTATCCCGACGGAGAAGCAGAAGCTCATCTTCGAGGCGTTCCAGCAGGCCGACGGGACGACCAGCCGCAAATACGGCGGCACGGGCCTCGGGCTCACGATCAGCCGCGAGATCGCGCGGCTGCTCGGCGGCTCGATCGACGTGGTCAGCGCGCCGGATCGCGGCAGCACGTTCACGCTCTACCTGCCGACGACGTACGTCGGCGCGGAGGCGAGCCGCGAGGAATCGTCAGGGATGCTGGCCACGAAGGCGGACGGGCAAACGCAATCGTTGCCGGCAAACGCCGACCTCAGCGGGATGAAGGTGCTGCTCGTCGACGACGACATGCGCAATCTGTTCGCGATCCGCACGGTCCTCGAGGCGCGCAACATCAACGTCCTGCACGCGGAGAACGGGCGCATCGCGATCGAGCTCTTGCAGTCGCACCCCGACGTCGATCTCGTGCTGATGGACACGATGATGCCGGAGATGGACGGGATCACCGCGACCCGCGCCATCCGCGACATCATCCAGTTCCAGTCGCTGCCCATCATCTCGCTGACCGCGAAGGCGATGAAGGGCGACCGCGAGAAGGCGCTCGAGGCCGGGGCTTCCGATTACGTGACAAAGCCGGTCGACCCGGAAAAGCTCCTCGCCGTGATCCATAGCTGGCGGAGAAAGGGGCACACGAGCCCTAGGATGCTATCCTGA
- a CDS encoding response regulator — MTNVEQRTSSASVLLVDDTPANLLVLNAVLKPLGARLVEAKSGTEALEAIRREPFAVVLLDVQMPDMDGFEVARRLRQMEHGREMPILFLTAIHRDEVYARRGYATGAADYITKPFDADVLRARVKAFVDLFQQREEVRQAQVALRTRERDEAVRRLVAFERIATAALDAEDLGVLLKQLLDIFLGAADAADSAMVLLREGDELKAHAVVGLNEEVDERFSVRIGEGIAGQIAASRQPVEIVDASKSPDVGSHWLRARGTRGLYGVPLLYDGEMVGVAHIGSTRASRFSDAEKRLFTAMAERAAWAVARHVKRSRLHDVLSKAPALICIVGGPDLRYEFANPAYRALFGGRELLGTKLADTGVDREIIDKLRHVLRTGETVASNETAITADWRGDGERETRFFSFTMQPMRGRGDESVLLFANDVTAHVRARRELEAHQAERAQVLERERIARAEAEMASRAKDQFLATVSHELRTPLNAILGWAVLARPQAPPQLDRALAVIERNARAQARIIDDVLDISRIVSGKFRLDIGPTNLTEVIQSAVESVRPAAEARGVELSITIGEVGRMLGDSERLQQIVWNLLSNGIKFTPKGGKVALEAASAGPNVVIRVRDDGQGIDPAFLPHLFEAFRQADGSTTRRHGGLGLGLAIVKQLVQAHGGTIEAASEGNGKGATFIVELPSRSIPTGSGADGGHDRAPESAAISTENVRLEGLRVLVVDDEEDARMLLKRVLEDRGAVVSLAASSEQALDDLPQFRPDVLVSDIGMPGTDGYSLIRSVRALPSEKGGRTPAIALTAYARVEDSQRAFAAGFQRHVPKPVDFGRLVSLIANLCGIPLG, encoded by the coding sequence ATGACGAACGTGGAACAGCGCACATCGTCGGCGAGCGTGCTGCTCGTCGACGACACCCCGGCGAACCTCCTGGTGCTCAATGCCGTGCTGAAGCCGCTCGGCGCGCGGCTCGTGGAGGCAAAATCAGGCACCGAAGCGCTCGAGGCCATCCGTCGCGAGCCGTTCGCGGTGGTGCTGCTCGACGTGCAGATGCCCGACATGGACGGCTTCGAGGTCGCCCGGCGGCTGCGCCAGATGGAGCACGGCCGGGAGATGCCGATCCTGTTCCTGACCGCGATTCATCGTGACGAGGTGTACGCCCGCCGGGGTTACGCCACGGGGGCGGCCGACTACATCACCAAGCCCTTCGACGCCGACGTGCTGCGAGCGCGCGTCAAGGCGTTCGTCGACCTCTTCCAGCAACGCGAAGAGGTGCGGCAGGCGCAGGTCGCCCTGCGGACGCGCGAGCGCGACGAGGCCGTCCGGCGCCTCGTCGCGTTCGAGCGGATCGCCACGGCGGCGCTCGACGCGGAGGATCTCGGCGTGCTGCTCAAGCAGCTGCTCGACATCTTCCTCGGCGCCGCCGACGCGGCGGACTCGGCCATGGTGCTCTTGCGCGAGGGCGACGAGCTCAAGGCGCACGCCGTGGTGGGGCTGAACGAAGAGGTCGACGAGCGCTTCTCGGTGCGAATCGGCGAGGGCATCGCCGGCCAGATCGCCGCGAGCAGGCAGCCGGTCGAGATCGTCGATGCGTCCAAGAGCCCCGACGTGGGCAGCCATTGGCTGCGGGCGCGTGGGACGCGCGGGCTCTACGGGGTTCCGCTCCTCTACGACGGCGAAATGGTGGGCGTCGCGCACATCGGCTCGACGCGCGCGAGCCGCTTCTCGGACGCGGAGAAGCGGCTCTTCACCGCAATGGCCGAGCGGGCGGCGTGGGCCGTCGCGCGGCACGTCAAGCGATCGCGGCTGCACGACGTGCTCTCCAAGGCGCCTGCGCTGATCTGTATCGTGGGCGGCCCCGATCTGCGTTACGAGTTCGCGAACCCCGCGTACCGCGCGCTGTTCGGCGGGCGCGAGCTTCTGGGCACGAAGCTGGCCGACACGGGCGTCGACCGCGAGATCATCGACAAGCTCCGCCACGTGCTGCGGACCGGCGAGACGGTGGCGTCGAACGAGACCGCGATCACGGCCGACTGGCGCGGCGACGGCGAGCGCGAGACGCGCTTCTTCAGCTTCACGATGCAGCCCATGCGCGGTCGCGGCGACGAGAGCGTGCTGCTGTTCGCGAACGACGTGACCGCGCACGTGCGGGCGCGCCGCGAGCTCGAGGCGCACCAGGCCGAGCGCGCGCAGGTGCTCGAGCGCGAGCGCATCGCGCGCGCCGAGGCGGAGATGGCGAGCCGCGCCAAGGATCAATTCCTGGCGACGGTCTCGCACGAGCTGCGGACGCCGCTGAATGCGATCCTCGGCTGGGCCGTCCTCGCGCGACCGCAGGCGCCGCCGCAGCTCGATCGCGCCCTCGCCGTCATCGAGCGCAATGCGCGGGCGCAGGCGCGCATCATCGACGACGTGCTCGACATCTCGCGCATCGTGAGCGGCAAGTTCCGCCTCGATATCGGGCCGACGAACCTCACCGAGGTGATTCAATCGGCCGTCGAGTCGGTGCGGCCCGCGGCGGAGGCGCGCGGGGTCGAGCTTTCGATCACGATCGGCGAGGTCGGCCGGATGCTCGGCGACTCGGAGCGCCTGCAGCAGATCGTCTGGAATCTGCTCTCGAACGGCATCAAATTCACGCCGAAGGGGGGCAAGGTCGCGCTCGAGGCCGCCTCCGCCGGGCCGAACGTGGTGATCCGGGTGCGCGACGATGGCCAGGGCATCGATCCGGCGTTCCTGCCACACCTGTTCGAGGCATTCCGCCAGGCCGATGGCTCGACGACGCGCCGGCACGGCGGGCTCGGGCTGGGGCTCGCGATCGTCAAGCAGCTCGTCCAGGCGCACGGCGGCACCATCGAGGCCGCGAGCGAGGGCAACGGCAAGGGCGCGACGTTCATCGTGGAGCTGCCGAGCCGGAGCATTCCAACGGGATCGGGCGCCGACGGGGGCCACGACAGGGCCCCGGAGAGCGCTGCCATCTCGACCGAGAACGTGCGGCTCGAGGGGCTCCGGGTGCTCGTCGTCGATGACGAGGAGGACGCCCGCATGCTGCTCAAGCGCGTGCTCGAGGATCGGGGCGCGGTCGTGTCCCTCGCCGCGTCGAGCGAGCAAGCGCTCGACGATCTGCCCCAGTTCCGGCCCGACGTGCTGGTGAGCGACATCGGAATGCCGGGCACGGACGGCTACAGCCTGATCCGGAGCGTGCGCGCGCTGCCGAGCGAGAAAGGCGGCCGGACGCCCGCCATCGCGCTCACGGCCTACGCCCGCGTCGAGGACAGCCAGCGCGCATTCGCGGCCGGGTTCCAGCGGCACGTGCCCAAGCCGGTCGATTTCGGGCGCCTCGTGTCGCTCATCGCGAATCTGTGCGGAATACCGCTCGGATAG
- the fdhE gene encoding formate dehydrogenase accessory protein FdhE, translating into MSAAAPFRKKIDALAAASPEVGPYLAAVSVALAEFAEPTWSGAVADLASPAPSPLLAGARIAIGPRALARFVEALFDAALRGAPGGRRDAARKALRASEWDPLALVAAAVDGDAARLERIAMPFGEAAPSVPALAQLAAMPLLQAQRKVHAALLPALWPEDGHCALCGALPTMAELRGLERRRRLRCGRCGADGEAPALGCPFCGERDHRRLASLLPEKGGESRKADACDGCGAYLKTLTTLVGWPGEMVLLEDLATIDLDLAAADRGRARPADEPFSPGVTLAPAPERRGLFGLFS; encoded by the coding sequence ATGAGCGCCGCCGCCCCGTTTCGCAAGAAGATCGACGCCCTCGCGGCCGCGAGCCCCGAGGTGGGACCTTATCTCGCAGCCGTCTCGGTGGCCCTCGCCGAATTCGCCGAGCCCACCTGGTCCGGGGCCGTCGCCGACCTCGCGTCCCCCGCGCCCTCGCCGCTCCTTGCGGGCGCGCGCATCGCGATTGGCCCCCGGGCCCTCGCGCGGTTTGTCGAGGCGCTCTTCGACGCGGCCCTGCGCGGAGCCCCCGGCGGCCGGCGAGACGCGGCGAGAAAGGCGCTGCGGGCTTCGGAATGGGACCCGCTCGCGCTCGTCGCGGCGGCGGTGGACGGCGACGCGGCCCGCCTCGAGCGCATTGCAATGCCCTTCGGCGAGGCCGCCCCGAGCGTGCCCGCCCTCGCGCAGCTCGCGGCCATGCCCCTCTTGCAGGCGCAACGCAAGGTGCACGCGGCCCTCTTGCCCGCCCTCTGGCCCGAGGACGGCCATTGCGCGCTCTGCGGCGCCCTCCCCACCATGGCCGAGCTGCGCGGCCTCGAGCGTCGCCGCCGCCTTCGCTGCGGCCGTTGCGGCGCTGACGGCGAGGCGCCCGCCCTCGGCTGCCCTTTCTGCGGCGAGCGCGACCACCGCCGCCTCGCCTCGCTCCTGCCCGAAAAGGGCGGCGAGAGCCGCAAGGCCGACGCATGCGATGGCTGCGGCGCCTATTTGAAGACCCTCACCACCCTCGTCGGCTGGCCCGGGGAAATGGTCCTCCTCGAGGATCTCGCGACGATCGACCTCGACCTCGCCGCCGCCGACCGCGGCCGCGCGCGCCCCGCGGACGAGCCCTTCTCGCCCGGCGTCACCCTCGCCCCCGCCCCCGAGCGGCGCGGCCTCTTCGGGCTCTTTTCATGA
- the nrfD gene encoding NrfD/PsrC family molybdoenzyme membrane anchor subunit yields MSDTLFTAPAHWGWLIVGYFFFGGLAAGSYAIAALIDLFGRPEDRPAARIGYLVALPVLALCPPLLIVDLDRPLRFWHLFFMSERPGIMFKWWSPMSIGSWALLLFSACAAASFFGAIGEIRDGKGLIGRLSALRRGALRPALAIAGGALGFFVAGYTGVLLTVTNRPFWSDSPLVGALFLASSMSASAALATLIAARRPQAAPVRPWLARMEHGAAALELLLLVAFVATTGGVTAWRGPFGLLLGAAALVGVLLPLGAGFALKNHEGTGATTVVPALAAVLGSLALRAAVVFAAESVGHHA; encoded by the coding sequence GTGAGCGACACGCTCTTCACGGCGCCCGCGCACTGGGGCTGGCTCATCGTCGGCTATTTCTTCTTCGGCGGCCTCGCCGCGGGCAGTTATGCGATCGCCGCCCTGATCGATCTCTTCGGCCGGCCCGAAGATCGCCCGGCGGCGCGCATTGGCTACCTCGTCGCGCTGCCGGTCCTCGCCCTCTGCCCGCCCCTGCTCATCGTCGATCTCGACCGGCCCCTGCGGTTCTGGCACCTGTTCTTCATGTCCGAGCGGCCGGGCATCATGTTCAAATGGTGGTCGCCCATGTCGATCGGCTCCTGGGCGCTCTTGCTCTTCAGCGCCTGCGCGGCCGCGTCATTTTTCGGCGCGATCGGCGAGATCCGCGATGGAAAAGGCCTGATCGGGCGCCTTTCCGCGCTGCGCCGAGGCGCGTTGCGGCCGGCGCTCGCGATTGCCGGCGGCGCGCTCGGGTTCTTCGTGGCCGGTTACACGGGCGTGCTCCTCACCGTGACGAACAGGCCCTTCTGGTCCGATTCGCCCCTCGTCGGCGCGCTCTTTCTCGCCTCGTCGATGTCGGCCTCGGCCGCGCTCGCCACGCTGATTGCGGCGCGCAGGCCCCAGGCCGCGCCCGTCCGCCCCTGGCTCGCCCGCATGGAGCACGGCGCGGCGGCGCTCGAGCTCTTGCTCCTCGTCGCCTTCGTCGCCACCACCGGCGGCGTCACGGCCTGGCGCGGGCCGTTCGGCCTCTTGCTCGGCGCGGCCGCCCTCGTCGGCGTGCTCCTGCCCCTCGGCGCGGGGTTTGCTCTGAAAAACCACGAAGGCACCGGAGCCACGACCGTGGTGCCCGCCCTCGCGGCCGTGCTCGGGAGCCTCGCATTGCGAGCGGCCGTGGTCTTCGCGGCCGAGTCGGTGGGGCATCATGCGTGA
- a CDS encoding 4Fe-4S dicluster domain-containing protein — MAEPMGFFTDTTVCIGCKACEVACKEWNQLSATNGGQNVLSGQSYDNTRRLDGEHWRHVKFVEQFSEDRKEARWLMMSDVCKHCVQAGCLEVCPTGAIFRTEFDTVVIQSDACIGCRACLPSCPFGVIGINPVTRTAQKCTLCYDRMKVGMTPACAQACPTASIQFGPIATLRKKAKERVDALHAQGKAEAYIYGDEDILGGLNSFYLLVDAPEVYGLPKAPKLPTRGLWTSSIFVAFTAAVVGLLGIFSFRERKAKALPAAKGGGGEA, encoded by the coding sequence ATGGCCGAGCCGATGGGCTTTTTCACCGACACCACGGTCTGCATCGGCTGCAAGGCCTGCGAGGTCGCGTGCAAGGAGTGGAACCAGCTCTCCGCGACGAACGGCGGCCAGAACGTGCTGTCCGGACAATCCTACGACAACACGCGCCGGCTCGACGGCGAGCACTGGCGGCACGTGAAATTCGTCGAGCAGTTCAGCGAGGACCGCAAAGAGGCCCGCTGGCTCATGATGAGCGACGTCTGCAAGCATTGCGTCCAGGCGGGCTGCCTCGAGGTCTGCCCCACGGGCGCCATCTTCCGCACCGAGTTCGACACCGTCGTCATTCAATCCGACGCGTGCATCGGCTGCCGGGCCTGCCTGCCGTCGTGCCCCTTCGGCGTCATCGGCATCAACCCCGTCACGCGCACGGCGCAGAAATGCACGCTCTGCTACGACCGCATGAAGGTCGGCATGACCCCGGCCTGCGCGCAGGCCTGCCCCACGGCGTCGATCCAGTTCGGACCCATCGCCACCCTGCGTAAAAAGGCCAAGGAGCGCGTCGACGCGCTGCACGCGCAGGGAAAGGCCGAAGCGTACATCTACGGCGACGAGGACATCCTCGGCGGGCTCAATTCATTCTATCTGCTCGTCGACGCGCCCGAGGTCTACGGCCTGCCCAAGGCGCCGAAGCTGCCCACGCGAGGGCTGTGGACGAGTTCGATCTTCGTGGCGTTCACCGCGGCGGTCGTGGGGCTGCTCGGCATCTTCTCGTTCCGCGAGCGCAAGGCAAAGGCATTGCCCGCGGCCAAGGGCGGGGGAGGGGAGGCGTGA